One Proteinivorax tanatarense DNA segment encodes these proteins:
- a CDS encoding proline--tRNA ligase: protein MRTSRYFLPTLREASNEAETVSHQLMLRAGLIRKQASGIYTYLPLGYKILKKVENIIRDEMDESGCLEILGPAIQPAELWHESQRWNEFGDEMFRLKDRHDRDFCLGPTHEEIFTDIVRNNLKSYKNLPMTLYQVQTKYRDERRPRFGVMRSREFIMKDGYSFDLSEDGLDSSYQIMFNAYKRILERLDLKYQIVDADSGNMGGSHSHEFMVISEVGEDDIIYCSNCGYSANIEKAISQTMGSQSEKNTKDLKEVVTPDVSSIDDVASFLEVELGNIVKSMVYVAHGKTYVVLVKGNHQINEVKLKKILNTTDLEPADGLQIKAINSELGFTGPIYLQGATIICDKEVEKMKNFVVGGNKKDTHLINCNIGRDFTPNITADIRSVNEGELCASCNSPLSKSKGIEVGHIFKLGNKYSKNLKATVLNKEGKEVPLLMGCYGIGVNRLLAAVIEQNHDENGIIWPKALAPFQVSIIPVNTKKEEQNKLAEDLYSKLKIKYDVMLDDRKERVGVKFKDHELIGVPVQIVVGKNALENKVEIKYRDNKEKSLIDVEEVVETLDNYF from the coding sequence ATGAGAACATCAAGGTATTTTTTACCAACGCTTCGCGAAGCGTCTAACGAAGCTGAAACTGTTAGTCACCAGTTAATGTTAAGAGCTGGCTTAATTAGAAAGCAAGCATCAGGAATTTATACTTATTTGCCGTTAGGCTATAAAATATTGAAAAAGGTGGAAAATATAATTCGAGATGAAATGGATGAATCTGGGTGTTTAGAAATTTTAGGCCCTGCTATCCAACCAGCTGAGCTATGGCATGAATCTCAAAGATGGAATGAATTTGGAGACGAGATGTTTAGGTTAAAAGATAGACATGATAGAGATTTTTGTTTAGGTCCTACTCATGAGGAGATTTTTACTGACATCGTTAGAAATAACTTAAAGTCATATAAAAATTTGCCTATGACATTGTATCAAGTTCAAACAAAATACAGAGATGAAAGAAGACCACGGTTCGGTGTTATGCGCAGCAGAGAATTTATCATGAAAGATGGATATAGCTTTGATCTTTCAGAAGATGGACTAGATAGCAGTTATCAGATTATGTTTAATGCATATAAGCGTATCTTGGAGAGACTTGATTTAAAATATCAAATTGTAGATGCTGATTCTGGAAACATGGGAGGTTCTCATTCCCATGAGTTTATGGTAATTAGTGAAGTTGGAGAAGATGATATTATATACTGCTCTAACTGTGGGTATTCAGCAAATATTGAAAAAGCAATTAGTCAAACTATGGGAAGTCAATCGGAAAAAAACACTAAAGATTTAAAAGAAGTTGTTACACCAGATGTTAGCAGTATTGATGATGTAGCTAGTTTTTTAGAAGTAGAGCTTGGTAACATTGTGAAATCCATGGTCTATGTGGCACATGGGAAAACATATGTGGTTTTAGTAAAAGGAAATCATCAAATTAATGAAGTAAAGCTAAAGAAAATCTTAAACACTACCGATTTAGAACCAGCAGATGGACTTCAAATAAAAGCAATAAATAGTGAGTTAGGGTTTACAGGGCCTATATACCTTCAAGGAGCAACGATAATTTGTGATAAAGAAGTAGAGAAAATGAAGAACTTTGTGGTAGGTGGGAATAAAAAAGATACTCATTTAATAAACTGCAATATAGGTCGTGACTTTACCCCGAACATTACAGCAGATATACGCTCAGTAAATGAAGGGGAGCTTTGTGCAAGCTGTAATTCTCCGTTAAGTAAGTCAAAAGGTATTGAAGTAGGTCATATTTTTAAGTTAGGCAATAAATACTCTAAAAATCTAAAGGCTACAGTATTAAATAAAGAAGGAAAAGAAGTACCTTTACTAATGGGGTGTTATGGCATAGGTGTTAATCGCTTACTAGCAGCAGTAATAGAGCAAAACCACGATGAAAACGGAATAATTTGGCCAAAAGCTTTGGCTCCTTTTCAAGTATCTATAATACCAGTAAATACTAAAAAAGAAGAACAAAATAAATTAGCGGAAGACTTATACAGCAAACTTAAAATAAAGTATGATGTAATGTTAGATGACCGTAAAGAAAGAGTGGGAGTAAAATTTAAGGATCATGAACTAATAGGGGTACCAGTTCAAATAGTAGTGGGTAAAAACGCATTAGAAAATAAAGTGGAAATAAAGTATAGAGATAATAAAGAGAAATCTCTAATTGACGTAGAGGAAGTTGTAGAGACTTTAGACAATTATTTCTAA
- a CDS encoding glycosyltransferase family 2 protein codes for MSATCIIPAYNEGKTIGNVVKVVKSHKNVSEVIVVSDGSIDDTAEVAKLNGAKVIELSENKGKGGAMNEGLKSCETEIILFLDADLIGLTDKHVADLLDPVLNGDKLMSLGVFSQGRATTDLAQRVAPYLSGQRAIKRDLLNKVSDLDVSRFGVELALTRFVENNDIEIQIVQLPDMSHVMKEEKLGVVKGFVARLKMYWEIVHYYIKNPS; via the coding sequence TTGTCAGCTACATGCATAATCCCAGCTTACAACGAAGGGAAAACAATAGGCAATGTTGTTAAGGTAGTTAAAAGTCACAAAAATGTCTCAGAAGTTATAGTGGTAAGTGACGGCTCTATAGATGATACTGCTGAAGTAGCAAAGTTGAATGGAGCTAAGGTTATAGAACTTAGCGAAAATAAAGGTAAGGGTGGAGCAATGAATGAGGGGTTAAAAAGTTGTGAGACAGAAATTATACTATTTCTAGATGCGGATTTGATTGGCTTGACAGATAAACATGTCGCAGACTTATTAGACCCGGTGTTAAATGGTGATAAGTTAATGAGTTTAGGAGTCTTTTCGCAAGGGAGAGCTACTACAGATCTAGCTCAAAGGGTAGCCCCTTATTTATCGGGGCAAAGGGCGATTAAAAGGGACCTACTTAATAAAGTTTCTGACTTAGATGTATCCAGGTTTGGAGTGGAACTTGCACTAACTAGGTTTGTGGAAAATAATGATATTGAAATTCAAATAGTTCAACTTCCAGATATGAGCCATGTTATGAAAGAAGAAAAACTGGGGGTTGTCAAAGGTTTTGTGGCTAGACTAAAAATGTATTGGGAAATTGTACACTACTATATTAAAAATCCTAGTTAA
- a CDS encoding MgtC/SapB family protein: MTAIQLFGALLLAIVLGSIVGLERETNNHPAGFRTHALVCVGSALITIISWQVYDSFQVGDPGRIAAQIVSGIGFLGAGTIMKEGSSIRGLTTAASLWAVSATGMAVGFGYIYIAIATTLLIVVVLMLFSKLEQKLVFTKQSIQVKIEVRDRPGILGEITSQIGSYKIDIRNVSLSSVDNGDMEIMLFLGLTPKVSLHHLLGELAAIRGVQKVNYDS, encoded by the coding sequence ATGACAGCTATTCAACTTTTTGGTGCACTGTTACTAGCAATTGTTTTAGGAAGTATAGTAGGTTTAGAAAGAGAAACTAATAACCACCCAGCAGGTTTTCGTACTCATGCTTTAGTCTGTGTCGGTTCTGCTTTAATTACTATTATATCATGGCAGGTTTATGACAGTTTTCAAGTAGGGGACCCTGGAAGAATAGCAGCACAAATAGTTAGTGGTATAGGCTTTTTAGGTGCAGGAACGATTATGAAAGAGGGGTCATCTATTCGAGGTTTAACAACTGCTGCCAGTTTATGGGCCGTATCTGCCACTGGAATGGCAGTGGGATTCGGTTATATTTATATAGCTATAGCTACAACACTACTTATTGTAGTGGTATTAATGTTGTTTTCTAAGTTAGAACAAAAACTAGTATTTACTAAACAAAGTATACAGGTTAAAATAGAGGTAAGAGATAGACCTGGAATTCTAGGAGAAATCACCAGTCAAATAGGTAGTTATAAAATTGATATTAGAAATGTATCTCTAAGCTCTGTAGATAATGGGGATATGGAAATAATGCTGTTTTTAGGTCTTACACCTAAGGTGTCGTTGCATCACTTATTAGGTGAACTAGCAGCAATTAGGGGAGTACAAAAAGTAAATTATGATAGTTAG